A portion of the Micromonospora tarapacensis genome contains these proteins:
- a CDS encoding amidohydrolase — protein sequence MTNNPSTLYRAGVLHCPADPSATALLVRDGRIVWLGADVDAPAADRVVELDGALVTPAFVDAHVHVSDTGLVLSGLDLSGVRSAGGLLDAVSAFAARLPVDAVVLGHGWDESTWPVAQPPGAAELGRAAGGRRVYLSQASIHSALVSSALLAACPEAVDAAGYDGSGWLRRDAHHVVRAVARASVTRAQRVAAQRVALARAASLGIAAVHECGGPEISDEEDFTGLLSISGAGVPEVYGYWGELGGAARARALGAVGAGGDLFADGALGSRTAHLSQAYADGAGCGHGYLSAEQVRDHLLDCAAHGMQGGFHAIGDAAISTVLEGFAAAAGRLGTDRVRAARHRVEHAEIMDRRLIAGFVEYGVVASMQPAFDRLWGGAGRMYETRLGLGRSLASNPMGAMHAVGVALAFGSDSPVTPLDPWGSVRAAAAHHSPVQRMSVRAAFAAHTRGGWRAVHLDGEGVLALGAPATFAVWSTPAGVERGLPVLQAEDVQARGVSDPTPLPVCRATVLRGELIYGDGVA from the coding sequence ATGACGAACAACCCCTCGACGTTGTATCGCGCCGGTGTGCTGCACTGCCCGGCGGACCCGTCCGCGACGGCGCTGCTCGTGCGGGACGGGCGGATCGTCTGGCTGGGCGCGGACGTGGACGCGCCGGCGGCGGACCGGGTGGTGGAGCTGGACGGTGCGCTGGTGACGCCGGCGTTCGTGGATGCGCATGTGCATGTCAGCGACACCGGGTTGGTGCTGTCGGGGCTGGATCTGTCCGGAGTGCGGTCGGCCGGTGGTCTGCTGGACGCGGTGTCGGCGTTCGCGGCGCGGTTGCCGGTGGATGCGGTGGTGCTGGGGCACGGTTGGGACGAGTCGACGTGGCCGGTGGCGCAGCCGCCGGGGGCGGCGGAGTTGGGTCGGGCGGCCGGCGGCCGGCGGGTGTACCTGTCGCAGGCGTCGATCCACTCGGCCCTGGTCTCCTCGGCGCTGCTGGCGGCGTGTCCGGAGGCGGTGGATGCGGCCGGGTACGACGGGTCGGGGTGGTTGCGGCGCGATGCGCATCATGTGGTGCGGGCGGTGGCGCGGGCGTCGGTGACGCGGGCGCAGCGGGTGGCTGCGCAGCGGGTGGCGTTGGCGCGGGCGGCGTCGTTGGGGATCGCGGCGGTGCACGAGTGTGGTGGGCCGGAGATCTCCGACGAGGAGGATTTCACCGGGTTGTTGTCGATCTCCGGGGCGGGGGTGCCGGAGGTGTACGGGTACTGGGGTGAGTTGGGTGGTGCGGCGCGGGCGCGGGCGCTGGGTGCGGTGGGTGCCGGGGGTGACCTGTTCGCCGATGGTGCGTTGGGGTCGCGGACGGCCCATCTGTCGCAGGCGTACGCCGATGGTGCCGGGTGTGGTCACGGGTATCTGAGCGCGGAGCAGGTTCGTGATCATCTGTTGGACTGTGCGGCGCACGGGATGCAGGGCGGGTTCCACGCGATCGGTGACGCGGCGATCTCGACGGTGCTGGAGGGTTTCGCGGCGGCGGCGGGGAGGTTGGGGACGGATCGGGTGCGGGCGGCGCGGCACCGGGTGGAGCATGCGGAGATCATGGATCGGCGGTTGATCGCCGGGTTCGTGGAGTACGGGGTGGTGGCGTCGATGCAGCCGGCGTTCGACCGGTTGTGGGGTGGCGCGGGCCGGATGTACGAGACGCGGTTGGGGTTGGGCCGGTCGTTGGCGTCGAATCCGATGGGTGCGATGCACGCGGTCGGGGTGGCGTTGGCGTTTGGTTCGGATTCGCCGGTGACGCCGTTGGATCCGTGGGGGTCGGTGCGGGCGGCGGCGGCGCATCACAGTCCGGTGCAGCGGATGAGTGTGCGGGCGGCGTTCGCGGCGCACACCCGGGGCGGGTGGCGGGCGGTGCACCTGGACGGTGAGGGGGTGCTGGCGTTGGGGGCGCCGGCGACGTTCGCGGTGTGGTCCACCCCGGCGGGGGTGGAGCGGGGGTTGCCGGTGTTGCAGGCCGAGGATGTCCAGGCGCGGGGGGTGTCGGATCCGACGCCGTTGCCGGTGTGCCGGGCGACGGTGTTGCGCGGTGAGTTGATCTATGGGGATGGGGTTGCGTGA
- a CDS encoding KamA family radical SAM protein codes for MTQTRPPVQTIPAPQPAPTTTLTGQPYEYRRNPLVEPDWTRFPGWRQVTRDQWESAQWQRVNCVRNIKQLRTVLGDTVDETLYTDLDADQRALATMSMLVTPQMINTMVPFAPLTTEAFLADPIRRYMIPVASDRRTDWPSHPYATRDSLHEHDMWVAEGLTHRYPTKVLAELLSTCPQYCGHCTRMDLVGNSTPAVDKLKLALKPVDRYDAHISYLKGHPGVRDVVVSGGDVANVPWRNLESYLMRLLEIETIRDIRLATKALMGLPQHWLQPDVVEGLERVGRTAARRGVNLAIHTHVNHAQSLTPLVARAAQTALDVGVRDVRNQGVLMRGVNATSTDLLDLCFALQGEAGILPYYFYMCDMIPNAEHWRVPVWHAQQLQHDIMGYLPGYATPRIVCDVPFVGKRWVHMVTEYDRERGISYWTKNYRTSIESADLAALGKRYAYYDPIDTLPDAGRRWWQTHRDG; via the coding sequence GTGACCCAGACCCGACCGCCGGTGCAGACCATCCCGGCGCCCCAGCCGGCCCCCACCACCACGCTCACCGGCCAGCCCTACGAATACCGCCGCAACCCACTCGTCGAACCCGACTGGACCCGCTTCCCCGGCTGGCGCCAGGTGACCCGCGACCAGTGGGAAAGCGCACAGTGGCAGCGCGTCAACTGCGTCAGGAACATCAAACAGCTGCGCACCGTCCTCGGCGACACCGTCGACGAGACCCTCTACACCGACCTCGACGCCGACCAACGCGCCCTGGCCACCATGTCCATGCTGGTGACGCCACAAATGATCAACACCATGGTGCCGTTCGCCCCGCTGACCACCGAGGCGTTCCTCGCCGACCCGATCCGGCGATACATGATCCCGGTCGCCTCCGACCGCCGCACCGACTGGCCCTCACACCCGTACGCCACCCGCGACTCACTGCACGAACACGACATGTGGGTCGCCGAAGGGCTCACCCACCGCTACCCCACCAAGGTCCTCGCCGAACTGCTCTCCACCTGCCCGCAGTACTGCGGGCACTGCACCCGCATGGACCTGGTCGGCAACTCCACCCCCGCGGTCGACAAACTGAAACTCGCCCTCAAGCCGGTCGACCGGTACGACGCCCACATCAGCTACCTGAAGGGCCACCCCGGGGTCCGCGACGTCGTCGTCTCCGGCGGCGACGTGGCCAACGTGCCCTGGCGCAACCTCGAGTCGTACCTGATGCGCCTGCTGGAGATCGAGACCATCCGCGACATCCGGCTCGCCACCAAGGCCCTCATGGGCCTGCCCCAACACTGGCTGCAACCCGACGTCGTCGAGGGCCTCGAACGCGTCGGCCGCACCGCCGCCCGCCGTGGCGTCAACCTGGCCATCCACACCCACGTCAACCACGCCCAGTCGCTCACCCCACTCGTCGCCCGGGCCGCCCAGACCGCGCTCGACGTCGGCGTACGCGACGTACGCAACCAGGGCGTCCTGATGCGCGGGGTCAACGCCACCAGCACCGACCTGCTCGACCTCTGCTTCGCGTTGCAGGGCGAGGCCGGCATCCTGCCCTACTACTTCTACATGTGCGACATGATCCCCAACGCCGAGCACTGGCGCGTCCCGGTCTGGCACGCCCAGCAACTCCAGCACGACATCATGGGCTACCTGCCGGGCTACGCCACCCCACGGATCGTCTGCGACGTCCCCTTTGTCGGCAAGCGCTGGGTGCACATGGTCACCGAGTACGACCGCGAGCGCGGGATCTCCTACTGGACGAAGAACTACCGCACCTCCATCGAGTCCGCCGACCTGGCGGCACTCGGCAAGCGCTACGCCTACTACGACCCGATCGACACGCTGCCGGACGCCGGCCGGCGTTGGTGGCAGACCCACCGCGACGGCTGA
- a CDS encoding CsbD family protein: MSFTDKAKNKVEQLSGAAKERVGDMTDNERMRAEGATEQTEARGRQAGGENVKDAGRNAKDTFSR, from the coding sequence ATGAGCTTCACCGACAAGGCGAAGAACAAGGTCGAGCAGTTGAGCGGCGCCGCGAAGGAGCGCGTCGGCGACATGACCGACAACGAGCGCATGCGTGCCGAGGGCGCCACCGAGCAGACCGAGGCCCGCGGGCGGCAGGCCGGCGGCGAGAACGTCAAGGATGCCGGCCGCAACGCGAAGGACACCTTCAGCAGGTGA